One Colius striatus isolate bColStr4 chromosome 10, bColStr4.1.hap1, whole genome shotgun sequence genomic region harbors:
- the DYNLT4 gene encoding dynein light chain Tctex-type 4, with amino-acid sequence MAEEQLSDMALPAKVMAADNTEGLPHQSTRRSSQPPAAARGTEEGKPLLLPSRRSSILSTLPAPLPSRRSSLGAAPGGRRSSIGPWMLHSRVSFSGLPLFQPILKTRLENTYRMGPDTGCKFKVGQVQRVLEEALASALESTVYSPQGSARLAQSLAELLQGQAKEVVPPRYKLVCHVLLGQRGQQSLLVASRALWDPKSDSFASATFSSASLFAVATVHWVYFE; translated from the coding sequence ATGGCCGAGGAGCAACTCTCAGACATGGCCCTGCCAGCCAAGGTGATGGCTGCAGACAACACTGAAGGCCTTCCACACCAGTCCACCCGCCGCAGCTCCCAGCCTCCAGCCGCGGCACGGGGCACTGAGGAGGGCAAACCCCTACTCCTGCCCTCGCGCCGCAGCTCCATCCTCAGCACGCTGCCCGCGCCCTTGCCCAGCCGCCGCAGCTCGCTCGGGGCAGCCCCAGGGGGCAGGCGCTCCTCCATCGGGCCGTGGATGCTCCACAGCCGCGTGAGCTTCTCCGGGCTCCCCCTTTTCCAGCCCATCCTCAAAACCCGCCTTGAAAACACTTATAGGATGGGGCCGGACACAGGCTGCAAGTTCAAAGTGGGGCAGGTGCAGCGGGTGCTGGAGGAGGCCCTGGCCAGTGCTCTGGAGAGCACGGTCTACAGTCCCCAGGGCAGTGCCCGTCTGGCCCAGAGCCTGGccgagctgctgcagggccaggcCAAGGAGGTGGTGCCACCCCGCTACAAGCTGGTCTGCCATGTGCTGCTGGGCCAGCGGGGCCAGCAGAGTCTGCTGGTGGCCAGCCGGGCACTGTGGGACCCCAAGAGCGACAGCTTTGCCTCCGCCACCTTCTCCAGTGCTTCCCTCTTtgctgtggccacagtgcaTTGGGTCTACTTTGAGTAG
- the PLK3 gene encoding serine/threonine-protein kinase PLK3 isoform X1, with amino-acid sequence MEPAGLFPPACLPAQPAPAPAPTPRPPETTRIITDPVSGRSYCKGRLLGKGGFARCYEMTDLSSNKTYAVKVIPHSRVAKPHQREKITNEIELHRDLHHKHIVKFSHYFEDTESIYIFLEHCSRKSLAHIWKARHTLLEPEVRYYLKQIISGLKYLHLKGILHRDLKLGNFFINENMELKVGDFGLAACQDISDQKKKTICGTPNYLAPEVLLRQGHGPESDVWSLGCVMYTLLCGNPPFETSDLKETYRCIKQVEYTLPAFLSLPAKHLIAGILRRNPQDRLTLEEILDHEFFKGYTPEKLPPSSCVMAPELSPPNPAKSLFAKVTKTLFGKKKPKGVKKGSLEDKDDISKLVTGLMKTSICRQMSYKTMEGNEVPLQAPVLCRSASSSPVETVMEETFHKSASPSIRGTMASSCEAFEDCITASAIIESAVRLLRTCLSSMPPVEKNPASLARHEHFVWVSKWVDYSNKYGFGYQLSNRSIGVLFNNGTHMALSPNHRTVHYSPTNSKHLVFSVAAIPEQLQGQMSVLHYFASYMEQHLLKGGDLPSIDDFGQPALLLLQWVKTDQALLMLFSNGTLQVNFYNDHTKVIISKPDHSCLVTYINRERNSYTYKLCSIQELGCSPELHHRLRYILKLLQERTEA; translated from the exons GGTGGGTTTGCACGATGCTATGAAATGACAGACCTCTCCAGCAACAAGACCTATGCCGTGAAGGTCATTCCTCACAGCCGAGTGGCTAAACCCCACCAGCGGGAGAAG ATCACCAATGAGATCGAGCTGCATCGGGACTTGCACCACAAGCATATTGTCAAGTTCTCCCACTACTTTGAGGACACAGAAAGCATCTACATCTTCCTGGAGCACTGCAGTAGGAAG tctCTGGCCCACATCTGGAAGGCCCGCCACACTCTGCTGGAGCCTGAAGTGCGCTATTACCTCAAACAGATCATCTCAGGCTTGAAATACCTTCACCTCAAGGGCATCCTGCACAGAGACCTCAAGCTTG GCAACTTCTTCATCAATGAGAACATGGAGCTGAAAGTGGGGGACTTTGGGCTGGCTGCTTGCCAGGATATCTCTGaccagaagaaaaa GACAATATGTGGGACCCCCAACTACCTGGCCCCAGAGGTGCTGCTGAGGCAAGGCCACGGACCAGAATCAGATGTGTGGTCTCTGGGCTGTGTCAT GTACACCCTGCTGTGTGGGAACCCTCCCTTTGAGACCTCTGACCTCAAGGAGACCTATAGGTGTATCAAGCAGGTGGAGTATACTCTCCCTgccttcctctccctgcccGCCAAACACCTCATTGCTGGCATCCTCAGACGCAACCCTCAGGACCGCCTCACCCTTGAGGAGATCTTGGACCACGAGTTCTTCAAG GGCTACACACCTGAaaagctccctcccagcagctgtgtgatGGCTCCAGAGCTGAGTCCTCCCAACCCAGCCAAGAGTCTGTTTGCTAAAGTCACCAAGACACTTTTTGGGAAGAAGAAACCCAAGGGAG TCAAGAAGGGTTCTTTGGAGGACAAGGATGACATCTCCAAGCTTGTCACTGGGCTGATGAAGACCTCAATCTGCAGGCAGATGAGCTATAAAACCATGGAAGGGAATGAG GTCCCTCTGCAGGCCCCGGTGTTGTGCCGCAGCgccagctccagccctgtgGAGACAGTGATGGAAGAGACATTTCACAAGTCTGCGTCTCCCTCCATCCGGGGCACGATGGCCAGCAGCTGTGAGG CCTTTGAAGACTGCATCACCGCCTCTGCCATCATCGAGTCAGCTGTCCGGCTCCTGCGGACCTGCCTCTCCTCCATGCCCCCAG TGGAGAAAAACCCAGCTTCCCTGGCCCGCCATGAGCACTTTGTCTGGGTGAGTAAGTGGGTGGATTACTCCAACAAATATGGCTTTGGCTACCAGCTCTCCAACCGCAGCATCGGGGTCCTCTTCAACAACGGCACACACATGGCGCTTTCCCCCAACCACAG GACGGTACATTACAGCCCAACCAACAGCAAACACCTTGTGTTCTCTGTGGCCGCCATCCCCGAGCAGTTGCAGGGACAGATGAGTGTCTTGCACTATTTTGCATCCTACATGGAGCAGCATCTCCTGAAG GGAGGTGACCTGCCCAGCATTGATGACTTtgggcagccagccctgctcctcctgcagtGGGTGAAGACTGACCAAGCCTTGCTCATGCTCTTCAGCAACGGCACCCTCCAG GTGAACTTCTACAATGACCACACTAAGGTGATCATTAGCAAGCCTGACCACTCCTGCCTTGTCACCTACATCAACCGGGAGCGCAACTCCTACACCTACAAGCTGTGCAGTAtccaggagctgggctgctctCCTGAGCTCCACCACCGCCTCAGATACATCCTCAAGCTCCTCCAAGAAAGAACTGAGGCCTAG
- the PLK3 gene encoding serine/threonine-protein kinase PLK3 isoform X2, whose translation MEPAGLFPPACLPAQPAPAPAPTPRPPETTRIITDPVSGRSYCKGRLLGKGGFARCYEMTDLSSNKTYAVKVIPHSRVAKPHQREKITNEIELHRDLHHKHIVKFSHYFEDTESIYIFLEHCSRKSLAHIWKARHTLLEPEVRYYLKQIISGLKYLHLKGILHRDLKLGNFFINENMELKVGDFGLAACQDISDQKKKTICGTPNYLAPEVLLRQGHGPESDVWSLGCVMYTLLCGNPPFETSDLKETYRCIKQVEYTLPAFLSLPAKHLIAGILRRNPQDRLTLEEILDHEFFKGYTPEKLPPSSCVMAPELSPPNPAKSLFAKVTKTLFGKKKPKGVKKGSLEDKDDISKLVTGLMKTSICRQMSYKTMEGNEAPVLCRSASSSPVETVMEETFHKSASPSIRGTMASSCEAFEDCITASAIIESAVRLLRTCLSSMPPVEKNPASLARHEHFVWVSKWVDYSNKYGFGYQLSNRSIGVLFNNGTHMALSPNHRTVHYSPTNSKHLVFSVAAIPEQLQGQMSVLHYFASYMEQHLLKGGDLPSIDDFGQPALLLLQWVKTDQALLMLFSNGTLQVNFYNDHTKVIISKPDHSCLVTYINRERNSYTYKLCSIQELGCSPELHHRLRYILKLLQERTEA comes from the exons GGTGGGTTTGCACGATGCTATGAAATGACAGACCTCTCCAGCAACAAGACCTATGCCGTGAAGGTCATTCCTCACAGCCGAGTGGCTAAACCCCACCAGCGGGAGAAG ATCACCAATGAGATCGAGCTGCATCGGGACTTGCACCACAAGCATATTGTCAAGTTCTCCCACTACTTTGAGGACACAGAAAGCATCTACATCTTCCTGGAGCACTGCAGTAGGAAG tctCTGGCCCACATCTGGAAGGCCCGCCACACTCTGCTGGAGCCTGAAGTGCGCTATTACCTCAAACAGATCATCTCAGGCTTGAAATACCTTCACCTCAAGGGCATCCTGCACAGAGACCTCAAGCTTG GCAACTTCTTCATCAATGAGAACATGGAGCTGAAAGTGGGGGACTTTGGGCTGGCTGCTTGCCAGGATATCTCTGaccagaagaaaaa GACAATATGTGGGACCCCCAACTACCTGGCCCCAGAGGTGCTGCTGAGGCAAGGCCACGGACCAGAATCAGATGTGTGGTCTCTGGGCTGTGTCAT GTACACCCTGCTGTGTGGGAACCCTCCCTTTGAGACCTCTGACCTCAAGGAGACCTATAGGTGTATCAAGCAGGTGGAGTATACTCTCCCTgccttcctctccctgcccGCCAAACACCTCATTGCTGGCATCCTCAGACGCAACCCTCAGGACCGCCTCACCCTTGAGGAGATCTTGGACCACGAGTTCTTCAAG GGCTACACACCTGAaaagctccctcccagcagctgtgtgatGGCTCCAGAGCTGAGTCCTCCCAACCCAGCCAAGAGTCTGTTTGCTAAAGTCACCAAGACACTTTTTGGGAAGAAGAAACCCAAGGGAG TCAAGAAGGGTTCTTTGGAGGACAAGGATGACATCTCCAAGCTTGTCACTGGGCTGATGAAGACCTCAATCTGCAGGCAGATGAGCTATAAAACCATGGAAGGGAATGAG GCCCCGGTGTTGTGCCGCAGCgccagctccagccctgtgGAGACAGTGATGGAAGAGACATTTCACAAGTCTGCGTCTCCCTCCATCCGGGGCACGATGGCCAGCAGCTGTGAGG CCTTTGAAGACTGCATCACCGCCTCTGCCATCATCGAGTCAGCTGTCCGGCTCCTGCGGACCTGCCTCTCCTCCATGCCCCCAG TGGAGAAAAACCCAGCTTCCCTGGCCCGCCATGAGCACTTTGTCTGGGTGAGTAAGTGGGTGGATTACTCCAACAAATATGGCTTTGGCTACCAGCTCTCCAACCGCAGCATCGGGGTCCTCTTCAACAACGGCACACACATGGCGCTTTCCCCCAACCACAG GACGGTACATTACAGCCCAACCAACAGCAAACACCTTGTGTTCTCTGTGGCCGCCATCCCCGAGCAGTTGCAGGGACAGATGAGTGTCTTGCACTATTTTGCATCCTACATGGAGCAGCATCTCCTGAAG GGAGGTGACCTGCCCAGCATTGATGACTTtgggcagccagccctgctcctcctgcagtGGGTGAAGACTGACCAAGCCTTGCTCATGCTCTTCAGCAACGGCACCCTCCAG GTGAACTTCTACAATGACCACACTAAGGTGATCATTAGCAAGCCTGACCACTCCTGCCTTGTCACCTACATCAACCGGGAGCGCAACTCCTACACCTACAAGCTGTGCAGTAtccaggagctgggctgctctCCTGAGCTCCACCACCGCCTCAGATACATCCTCAAGCTCCTCCAAGAAAGAACTGAGGCCTAG